One Gelria sp. Kuro-4 DNA segment encodes these proteins:
- a CDS encoding methyltransferase, with protein sequence MQVILLGLFGLALLFIYDIVSLYRVPSRGGLAFLGYALHTLAIFAAAWAGEKAAFPAAPLWPRVIGALLALLGGGWLVYCLFLFPSLARTYQDPAGPAFTRAGPYAFSRHPGFIGHLALLGGLLLASRSLLLLRAAGVWVPANLAYVVLQDRVLFPRLFREYGAYRAETPFILPTAASLQRFWATRWQ encoded by the coding sequence ATGCAAGTAATACTCTTGGGCCTGTTCGGTCTTGCGTTGCTTTTTATTTATGATATCGTCTCCCTTTACCGCGTTCCCAGCCGCGGCGGCCTAGCCTTTCTGGGGTATGCCCTACACACTCTGGCGATCTTTGCGGCAGCGTGGGCGGGGGAGAAAGCGGCGTTTCCGGCCGCGCCGCTCTGGCCGCGGGTTATAGGGGCACTACTGGCCCTGCTGGGGGGAGGGTGGCTTGTCTATTGCCTCTTTCTCTTCCCTTCCCTTGCCCGTACCTACCAGGACCCGGCGGGCCCCGCCTTCACGCGTGCGGGCCCGTACGCTTTTTCACGCCATCCTGGTTTTATCGGCCACCTGGCTTTGCTCGGCGGACTCCTCTTGGCTTCCCGCTCGCTCCTTCTTCTTCGGGCGGCGGGCGTCTGGGTACCGGCCAACCTGGCCTATGTCGTGTTGCAGGACCGGGTGCTTTTTCCCCGCCTCTTCCGGGAGTACGGCGCGTACCGGGCGGAAACACCGTTTATCCTGCCCACCGCTGCCAGCCTGCAGCGCTTTTGGGCCACCCGGTGGCAATAA
- a CDS encoding ATP-binding protein has translation MKRKIVRIDQEKCTGCGLCVTPCAEGAIQIVNGKARLIREELCDGAGFCLPICPQGALIIEEREAPAFDAAAAAAHQRQAAPAPTCFRCNAGEADRPLLPVRWRGESLWVCTRCLPALIHG, from the coding sequence TTGAAACGCAAGATCGTCCGCATCGACCAAGAAAAGTGTACCGGCTGCGGGCTCTGCGTCACGCCCTGCGCGGAAGGAGCCATCCAAATCGTGAACGGTAAGGCACGCCTTATACGCGAAGAGCTTTGCGATGGTGCCGGTTTCTGCCTGCCCATTTGCCCGCAGGGAGCGCTCATCATCGAAGAGCGGGAAGCGCCGGCTTTTGATGCCGCAGCCGCTGCGGCCCACCAGCGGCAAGCGGCGCCGGCGCCAACCTGCTTCCGCTGTAACGCCGGCGAAGCCGACCGCCCGCTCCTTCCAGTGCGCTGGCGGGGCGAAAGCCTCTGGGTGTGCACCCGCTGTCTCCCCGCCCTTATTCATGGCTAG
- the selA gene encoding L-seryl-tRNA(Sec) selenium transferase, which produces MPSPSQTQALRNIPAVEALLEAPPVAALLAEHPRALVVEAARAVTAAARRLILSAAPEADLPDFSRAALAAQVVARVRAAAGPHLIPVINATGVVLHTNLGRAPLAEPARAALAEIARGYSNLEYDLETGERGSRHSHCAGLLTELTGAEAALVVNNNAAAVLLTLAALAAGREVVVARGQLVEIGGSFRVPEVMEASGCRLREVGTTNKVYLRDYEAAIGPETALLLKVHTSNYRILGFTASVSGAELAALGARYNLPTLEDLGSGVLVDLSRAGLEKEPTALESVAAGLDIVTFSGDKLLGGPQAGIIVGRKRYLDVIKRHPLARALRVGKLTLAALEATLRLYREPERAWREIPALRALSWAEGELKERAQRLAGKINALGQGLTATVQPGTSEVGGGALPLSALPTHLVAVTSGTYSPDELAGRLRRRPLPVIGRIGGDRLLLDLRTVRPEEEAALVSALAAAAGSPAGGE; this is translated from the coding sequence ATGCCTTCTCCGAGCCAAACTCAAGCCCTCCGGAACATCCCGGCGGTGGAGGCCCTGCTTGAGGCACCGCCGGTAGCGGCCCTTCTGGCCGAACACCCGCGGGCCCTGGTGGTGGAAGCGGCCCGCGCCGTAACCGCCGCCGCACGGCGCCTCATTCTGAGCGCCGCGCCCGAAGCCGACCTGCCGGATTTCAGCAGGGCGGCGCTGGCGGCGCAGGTGGTGGCGCGCGTGCGCGCGGCCGCGGGGCCCCACCTTATCCCGGTGATCAATGCCACGGGCGTGGTGCTGCACACCAACCTGGGGCGCGCCCCCCTGGCAGAGCCGGCCCGGGCGGCGCTGGCGGAGATCGCCCGCGGCTACTCGAACCTGGAGTACGACCTGGAAACAGGGGAGCGTGGCTCGCGCCACAGCCACTGTGCCGGCCTGCTCACGGAGCTTACCGGCGCCGAGGCCGCGCTGGTGGTGAACAACAACGCTGCCGCCGTGCTGCTCACGCTGGCGGCGCTGGCGGCCGGCCGCGAGGTGGTGGTGGCGCGCGGGCAACTGGTGGAAATCGGCGGTTCCTTCCGCGTCCCCGAGGTGATGGAGGCGAGCGGCTGCCGGCTGCGTGAGGTGGGCACCACCAACAAGGTGTACCTCCGGGATTATGAGGCGGCCATCGGGCCGGAGACGGCCCTGCTGCTCAAGGTGCACACCAGCAACTACCGCATCCTCGGCTTTACCGCCAGCGTGAGCGGGGCGGAGCTGGCCGCCCTCGGGGCGCGCTACAACCTTCCCACCCTGGAGGACCTGGGGAGCGGCGTGCTCGTGGACTTAAGCCGGGCCGGTTTGGAAAAGGAGCCCACCGCCCTGGAAAGCGTGGCGGCGGGGCTGGACATCGTCACCTTCAGCGGCGACAAGCTCTTGGGCGGGCCGCAGGCCGGGATTATCGTGGGCAGGAAGCGCTACCTGGACGTCATCAAGCGCCACCCCCTGGCCCGGGCGCTGCGCGTGGGCAAACTCACCCTGGCGGCCCTGGAGGCGACGCTTAGGCTGTACCGGGAGCCGGAGCGAGCCTGGCGGGAAATCCCCGCCCTGCGCGCCCTGAGCTGGGCCGAAGGCGAACTCAAAGAGCGGGCCCAGCGCCTGGCCGGGAAGATCAACGCCCTGGGGCAGGGGCTTACGGCCACCGTGCAGCCGGGCACCTCGGAGGTGGGGGGCGGTGCGCTGCCCTTGAGCGCCCTGCCCACGCACCTGGTGGCCGTGACGAGCGGCACTTACTCGCCGGACGAGCTGGCGGGACGGCTGCGCCGCCGGCCGCTGCCGGTCATCGGCCGGATCGGCGGCGACCGCCTGCTCCTTGACCTCCGGACGGTCCGCCCGGAGGAAGAGGCGGCCCTGGTGAGCGCCTTGGCCGCCGCGGCGGGCAGCCCTGCCGGAGGGGAGTAG
- the selB gene encoding selenocysteine-specific translation elongation factor: MKHIIIGTAGHVDHGKTTLIRALTGHNTDRLKEEQERGISIELGFAPFDLPSGRRAGVVDVPGHERFIRHMLAGVGGFDLVLLVVAADEGVMPQTREHLDILSLLGVKSGLIVLTKVDLVDAEWLELVKEEVRAAVQGTFLAEASMYAVSAVTGQGIPELLAAIDRATDTVTEREHTGPFRLPVDRVFTIAGFGTVVTGTLLSGTVKAGERAEVFPARLATRIRQVEVHGQKAGTAYAGQRVALNLAGLSVEEVERGAVVATPGSLTPSTQVDARLLLLAHAPRPLKQRERIRLHTGTVEVLGRVYLLASDELAPGESTFVQLRLEAPVAVKRGDRFVIRTYSPATTVGGGSILEPAAPRRRRFDPAVLAELAQKEQGDPLDLVAHALERAGLKPQPSEEVALAAGLGPQETAAALKKLVDGERAVSLTLEGSTYYLDRAALVRAVDEATAILTRFHAEHPLRQGLPLEEIRARVFPQLSARLLAEVLRLPPAAHLKVEEERIRLAAHRVSFTPAQAALADGLKAALAAAPYQPPAPLEILERLGAGKEGPEILAALLERGELVQVAEDVVLTRDAFAAAVARVAEHVRARGAITVAELRDLLGTSRRYALPLLEYLDGRRITRRVGDKRILGPAAPPA; the protein is encoded by the coding sequence TTGAAGCACATCATCATTGGTACGGCCGGGCACGTGGACCACGGCAAGACCACCCTCATCCGGGCCCTCACCGGCCACAACACTGACCGCCTGAAAGAAGAACAGGAGCGGGGCATTTCCATTGAGCTTGGGTTCGCCCCCTTCGACCTCCCCAGCGGCCGTCGCGCCGGGGTGGTGGACGTCCCCGGCCACGAGCGCTTTATCCGCCACATGCTGGCGGGCGTAGGCGGCTTCGACCTGGTGCTCCTGGTGGTGGCGGCGGACGAAGGGGTGATGCCGCAAACCCGGGAACACCTGGACATCCTGAGCCTCCTGGGCGTGAAAAGCGGCCTCATTGTGCTCACCAAGGTCGACCTGGTGGATGCCGAGTGGCTGGAGCTGGTAAAAGAGGAGGTGCGGGCGGCGGTGCAGGGCACCTTCCTGGCGGAGGCCTCCATGTATGCCGTTTCGGCGGTTACCGGTCAGGGTATTCCGGAGCTGTTGGCGGCCATCGACCGGGCCACCGACACGGTGACGGAACGCGAACACACCGGGCCGTTCCGCCTACCGGTGGACCGGGTTTTTACCATCGCCGGTTTCGGTACGGTGGTCACCGGCACCCTCCTCTCTGGCACGGTCAAAGCCGGGGAGCGGGCCGAGGTTTTTCCGGCCCGGCTGGCGACCCGCATCCGCCAGGTGGAGGTGCACGGCCAGAAGGCGGGGACGGCCTACGCCGGGCAGCGCGTCGCGCTTAACCTGGCCGGCCTCAGTGTGGAAGAGGTGGAGCGTGGCGCCGTGGTGGCGACGCCCGGCTCCCTGACCCCGTCCACGCAGGTGGACGCCCGGCTCCTCCTTTTGGCGCACGCGCCGCGGCCCTTGAAACAGCGGGAGCGCATCCGCCTCCATACGGGGACGGTGGAGGTGCTGGGGAGGGTTTACCTGCTGGCAAGTGACGAGCTGGCCCCAGGGGAGTCCACCTTCGTACAGCTGCGCCTGGAAGCACCCGTGGCCGTGAAGCGGGGTGACCGCTTTGTCATCCGCACCTACTCGCCGGCCACCACCGTAGGCGGTGGCAGCATCCTGGAGCCGGCGGCCCCCCGGCGGCGCCGCTTCGACCCGGCCGTGCTGGCCGAGCTGGCGCAAAAAGAACAGGGCGACCCGCTCGATCTTGTAGCCCACGCCCTGGAGCGCGCAGGCCTCAAGCCCCAACCCAGCGAGGAAGTGGCGCTGGCCGCCGGCCTGGGGCCGCAAGAGACGGCGGCGGCCCTTAAGAAGCTCGTGGACGGCGAGCGGGCGGTGAGCCTTACGCTGGAAGGGAGCACCTACTATCTGGACCGGGCGGCTTTGGTGCGGGCTGTGGACGAGGCTACGGCCATCCTCACCCGCTTTCATGCGGAGCACCCCCTGCGCCAGGGACTGCCGTTGGAAGAGATCCGCGCCCGCGTCTTCCCCCAGCTTTCGGCCCGCCTGTTGGCTGAGGTGCTGCGCCTGCCGCCGGCGGCGCACCTCAAGGTGGAGGAGGAGCGCATCCGCCTTGCCGCCCACCGAGTGAGCTTTACGCCTGCGCAGGCGGCTTTGGCGGACGGGCTGAAAGCGGCCCTCGCGGCGGCCCCCTACCAGCCGCCGGCCCCGCTGGAGATCCTGGAGCGGCTGGGTGCCGGCAAGGAAGGACCGGAGATCCTGGCCGCCCTCCTCGAGCGCGGCGAACTGGTCCAGGTGGCCGAGGACGTGGTCTTGACCCGCGACGCTTTTGCCGCGGCAGTGGCCCGGGTGGCGGAGCACGTCCGCGCGCGCGGCGCCATCACCGTGGCCGAGCTGCGCGACCTGCTCGGCACCTCCCGCCGCTACGCCCTGCCTCTACTGGAATACCTGGACGGCCGCCGCATCACCCGCCGCGTGGGCGACAAGCGCATCCTCGGCCCCGCCGCCCCGCCTGCGTAG
- a CDS encoding fumarylacetoacetate hydrolase family protein, protein MRLVRFLAEGKVSYGILAGEKVRLLAGDPFQGETGVREEEIPLAAVQLLAPCVPSKIVAVGLNYADHAAETGQPLPEQPMLFLKPPTAVVGPEEPVLYPAGVGRVDYEAELAVVIRDRTKAASPEEAAAHILGYTCLNDVTARDLQVKDVQWTRSKSYDTFAPLGPWIETELDPGDLAIKLTVNGVLKQNSSTRFMIFKVPQLVSFISQVMTLVPGDVIATGTPPGIGPVKPGDVMTVTIAGIGSLTNPVK, encoded by the coding sequence ATGCGCTTGGTGCGGTTTCTTGCGGAAGGAAAGGTCAGCTATGGCATCCTGGCCGGGGAGAAGGTGCGTCTTCTCGCCGGTGACCCCTTTCAGGGGGAAACCGGCGTGCGGGAAGAAGAAATTCCGCTTGCCGCGGTGCAGCTCCTGGCGCCCTGCGTTCCCAGTAAGATCGTCGCGGTGGGTCTCAACTATGCCGATCACGCCGCCGAGACGGGCCAGCCGCTGCCGGAGCAGCCCATGCTTTTTCTTAAGCCCCCTACGGCGGTGGTGGGGCCGGAGGAGCCGGTGCTGTACCCGGCGGGCGTGGGCCGGGTGGACTACGAGGCGGAGCTGGCGGTGGTGATTCGGGACAGGACGAAGGCTGCTTCGCCGGAGGAGGCGGCGGCGCATATCCTGGGCTACACCTGCCTCAATGACGTCACAGCGCGCGATCTCCAGGTCAAGGACGTGCAGTGGACACGTTCCAAGTCTTATGACACCTTCGCCCCCCTAGGCCCCTGGATCGAGACGGAACTCGACCCCGGCGACCTGGCGATAAAGCTCACGGTAAACGGTGTACTTAAGCAGAACTCCAGCACCCGCTTCATGATCTTCAAGGTACCGCAGCTGGTGAGCTTTATCTCCCAGGTAATGACCCTCGTTCCCGGCGACGTCATCGCCACCGGCACCCCGCCGGGCATTGGGCCGGTGAAGCCGGGTGATGTCATGACGGTGACCATCGCCGGCATCGGCAGTCTGACGAATCCGGTGAAGTAA
- a CDS encoding type II toxin-antitoxin system death-on-curing family toxin — protein sequence MEDIIFLTLAEVIEVHQDQINRYGGAPGVRDFALLGSSLAMPEASFGGAYLHIGLYEMAAAYAFHLSQNHPFIDGNKRTALACALLFLEFNGVTVSDPEGKLYEAMMRIAEGKMDKHTLALVFHQLANRPPIQT from the coding sequence ATGGAGGACATCATTTTTCTCACCCTGGCCGAGGTCATTGAGGTCCACCAGGATCAAATCAACCGCTATGGTGGTGCGCCTGGAGTACGCGACTTTGCCTTGCTGGGATCCTCTCTGGCGATGCCGGAAGCCTCTTTTGGCGGCGCATACCTTCACATAGGCCTCTATGAAATGGCCGCGGCCTACGCGTTTCACCTGTCGCAAAACCATCCCTTCATTGACGGTAATAAACGTACCGCCCTCGCCTGCGCTTTACTGTTTCTCGAGTTTAACGGGGTGACCGTCAGTGACCCCGAAGGTAAGCTGTATGAGGCGATGATGCGCATCGCGGAAGGAAAAATGGACAAACACACGCTGGCGCTTGTCTTTCACCAGCTGGCCAATCGCCCGCCGATCCAGACATGA
- a CDS encoding TrpB-like pyridoxal phosphate-dependent enzyme, translating to MEDVRILLSEQELPTHWYNVQADLPNPLQPPLNPRTGEIMAPDELKKIFPEALLQQEMASEPDIEIPDEVRELYRLWRPSPLVRARRLEKALDTPARIYYKYEGVSPAGSHKLNTAIPQAYYNKQAGIKRLATETGAGQWGTALAMAASFFGLECTVYMVKVSYRQKPYRRSLMQIFGAEVYASPTDKTESGRAVLARDPDSPGSLGIAISEAVEDAVQHPDTNYSLGSVLNHVVLHQTIIGLEAQKQLEKAGHYPDTVIACSGGGSNFCGLALPFVRDKIRAGKRTRILAVEPTACPSLTKGKFTYDFGDEAHLTPRMMMYTLGSDFVPPGIHAGGLRYHGASPIESQLLHDGLIEAKAYGQLAVFEAAVLFARAEGIVPAPESSHAIRAAVDEALAAREAGEARTILFNLSGHGFLDLSAYDAYLAGELQDSGLDDATLQELLAKLP from the coding sequence ATGGAAGACGTGAGGATACTCCTCAGCGAACAGGAGCTGCCCACCCACTGGTACAACGTCCAGGCCGACCTGCCTAACCCGCTGCAGCCGCCGCTTAACCCGCGCACGGGTGAGATCATGGCCCCGGACGAGCTCAAGAAGATCTTCCCCGAGGCGCTGCTTCAGCAGGAGATGGCGAGCGAGCCCGACATCGAGATTCCCGACGAGGTGCGTGAACTCTACCGCCTGTGGCGGCCCTCGCCGCTTGTGCGCGCCCGGCGGCTGGAAAAAGCCCTGGACACCCCGGCCCGGATTTATTACAAGTACGAGGGCGTCAGCCCCGCCGGCAGCCACAAGCTCAACACCGCCATCCCCCAGGCGTACTACAACAAACAGGCCGGCATCAAACGCCTGGCCACCGAAACCGGCGCCGGACAGTGGGGCACCGCCCTGGCCATGGCCGCCAGCTTCTTTGGTCTTGAATGTACTGTCTACATGGTAAAGGTGAGCTACCGGCAGAAGCCTTACCGGCGCTCCCTGATGCAGATCTTCGGAGCGGAGGTTTACGCCAGCCCCACCGACAAGACCGAGTCCGGGCGCGCCGTCCTGGCCCGGGACCCGGATTCCCCGGGAAGCCTGGGCATCGCCATCAGCGAAGCGGTGGAAGACGCGGTGCAGCACCCCGACACCAACTACTCCCTGGGCAGCGTACTGAACCACGTGGTGCTTCACCAGACCATAATCGGCCTGGAGGCCCAGAAGCAGCTGGAAAAGGCCGGGCACTACCCGGACACGGTCATCGCCTGCAGCGGGGGCGGCAGCAACTTCTGCGGCCTTGCCCTGCCCTTCGTGCGCGACAAAATCCGGGCGGGCAAGCGCACCCGCATCCTGGCGGTGGAGCCGACCGCCTGCCCCAGCCTGACAAAGGGCAAGTTCACGTACGACTTCGGGGACGAAGCGCACCTTACGCCCCGCATGATGATGTACACCCTGGGGAGCGACTTTGTGCCGCCGGGCATCCACGCGGGCGGGCTCCGCTACCACGGCGCCTCGCCCATCGAGAGCCAGCTCCTGCACGACGGCTTAATTGAAGCCAAGGCCTACGGGCAGCTGGCGGTGTTTGAAGCGGCGGTGCTGTTTGCCCGGGCGGAGGGCATCGTCCCGGCGCCGGAGTCTTCCCATGCCATAAGGGCCGCCGTGGACGAGGCCCTGGCGGCCCGGGAGGCGGGCGAAGCGCGGACCATTCTCTTTAACCTGAGCGGCCACGGCTTCCTCGACCTGAGCGCCTACGATGCTTACCTTGCCGGTGAGCTGCAGGATTCCGGCCTGGACGACGCCACACTCCAGGAACTCCTGGCCAAGCTGCCCTGA